The following are from one region of the Methyloversatilis discipulorum genome:
- a CDS encoding response regulator — protein sequence MGCLLIVEDHALVREGMAQTLARLGAEWCVIEASDAAQALAVIDGGAEVDLVLTDLMLPGMNGFSLLATLRERDPSLPVVVVSALSDKATVSRAMRQGASGFVSKGDSGDQLVQAVRLVLDGGLYTPPERRPPNARAGRTSATIRPSPADDYGLTQAQTRVLHLLAEGRSNREIAESLGLAEGTVKVHVTRIFKAMKVTSRAQVLIALAQRGTRREG from the coding sequence TTGGGCTGTCTGCTCATCGTCGAAGATCATGCGCTGGTGCGCGAAGGCATGGCCCAGACGCTGGCGCGGCTGGGTGCGGAGTGGTGCGTGATCGAGGCGTCCGACGCGGCGCAGGCGCTGGCCGTGATCGACGGCGGTGCCGAGGTCGATCTGGTGCTGACCGACCTGATGCTGCCCGGCATGAACGGCTTTTCTCTGCTCGCCACGCTGCGCGAACGCGATCCGTCGCTGCCGGTGGTGGTGGTGTCCGCGCTGAGCGACAAGGCGACGGTGTCGCGCGCGATGCGCCAGGGCGCCTCGGGCTTCGTATCGAAAGGCGATTCCGGCGACCAGCTGGTGCAGGCGGTACGTCTGGTGCTCGACGGCGGCCTCTATACCCCGCCCGAGCGTCGCCCACCCAACGCACGGGCCGGACGCACGTCGGCGACGATACGCCCGAGTCCGGCCGACGACTACGGGCTGACGCAGGCGCAGACGCGGGTGCTGCACCTGCTGGCCGAGGGGCGTTCCAATCGCGAGATCGCCGAGTCGCTCGGCCTGGCCGAAGGTACGGTCAAGGTGCACGTGACGCGCATCTTCAAGGCGATGAAGGTGACCTCGCGTGCGCAGGTGCTGATCGCACTGGCACAGCGCGGCACGCGCCGCGAGGGCTGA
- a CDS encoding response regulator has translation MKILIVDDHPLIREALRHVLPGLAADIRLYDAPDCEGGLRLADEHPDLDLALLDLTLPGCRGMSALQTFRGAHPALPIVVLSGFDDSDTVLAALDEGAMGFIPKSSTNEVLLGALRLVLSGGVYVPRQAIVGELGLGAPRQEETPRRPQTASDIGLTERQAEVLTLMVQGKPNKEICRELNLAEGTVKVHITAILKALGASNRTQAVLAASRIGLKLGTPGSTP, from the coding sequence ATGAAGATACTGATCGTTGACGATCACCCGCTGATACGCGAAGCGCTGCGCCACGTGCTGCCGGGCCTTGCGGCCGACATCCGTCTGTACGACGCGCCCGATTGCGAAGGCGGTCTGCGGCTGGCCGACGAGCACCCCGATCTCGACCTCGCCCTGCTCGATCTGACGCTGCCGGGTTGTCGCGGCATGAGCGCGCTGCAGACCTTCCGCGGCGCACATCCGGCGCTGCCCATCGTCGTGCTGTCGGGTTTCGACGACTCGGACACCGTTCTGGCGGCGCTCGACGAGGGCGCGATGGGCTTCATTCCGAAATCGAGCACCAACGAAGTGCTGCTCGGCGCGCTGCGACTGGTGCTGTCGGGCGGCGTCTACGTGCCGCGGCAGGCCATCGTCGGCGAACTGGGCCTCGGCGCGCCGCGTCAGGAAGAGACACCGCGACGGCCGCAGACCGCGTCCGACATCGGCCTGACCGAGCGTCAGGCGGAAGTGCTGACGCTGATGGTGCAGGGCAAGCCGAACAAGGAAATCTGCCGCGAGCTGAATCTGGCCGAAGGCACGGTCAAGGTGCATATCACCGCCATCCTGAAGGCGCTCGGCGCCAGCAACCGCACGCAGGCGGTGCTGGCAGCCAGCCGCATCGGACTGAAGCTCGGAACACCGGGCTCGACGCCATGA
- a CDS encoding FIST N-terminal domain-containing protein: MARFAASSAFHEDWPVAMDLALSALDMPEDANLGFVYFADHYGGDLQEMFERLTRLTGIENWVGTSSVGVIGRAIAAQDQPGLSLLVGSLPEGSFRVFSGRERLPNALGTDAAPEQPYFAVVHADPATPDMADLVADMATKVSSGFVTGGLALARGQAPMIANGALRGGISGVAFNEQVSIMTRLTQGCCAVGETHVVTACDQNVITEINGRPALDAFLEAAGTSLGQDLRRAARYILPGLGVTGRDDAEFRVRNVIGLDPGNGLIAINDTVEVGQRLRFYRRDADCARADMQRMLNDLRATLEQPPLAALYISCAARGAHMFGDDNTEPEMLEEAFPGLPVAGFFAGGEISHDQLYGYTGVLTLFL; the protein is encoded by the coding sequence ATGGCCCGATTCGCCGCCAGTTCGGCCTTCCACGAAGACTGGCCGGTCGCGATGGACCTGGCACTGTCGGCGCTCGACATGCCTGAGGACGCCAACCTCGGCTTCGTGTACTTCGCCGATCACTACGGCGGCGACCTGCAGGAAATGTTCGAGCGCCTGACCCGGCTCACCGGCATCGAGAACTGGGTCGGCACCAGTTCAGTCGGCGTGATCGGCCGCGCCATCGCGGCGCAGGACCAGCCCGGCCTGTCGCTGCTGGTGGGCAGTCTGCCGGAGGGCAGCTTCCGCGTGTTCTCAGGCCGCGAGCGCCTGCCCAACGCGCTTGGTACCGACGCCGCACCCGAGCAGCCCTACTTCGCAGTAGTGCACGCCGATCCGGCAACGCCGGACATGGCCGATCTGGTCGCCGACATGGCCACCAAGGTGTCGAGCGGCTTCGTTACCGGCGGACTCGCGCTGGCGCGCGGACAGGCACCGATGATCGCCAACGGCGCGCTGCGCGGCGGCATCAGCGGCGTCGCCTTCAACGAGCAGGTTTCCATCATGACGCGCCTGACGCAGGGCTGCTGCGCGGTGGGCGAAACCCATGTCGTCACGGCCTGCGACCAGAACGTCATCACCGAAATCAACGGCCGCCCGGCGCTGGACGCCTTCCTCGAAGCGGCCGGCACCTCACTCGGCCAGGACCTGCGGCGCGCGGCGCGCTACATCCTGCCGGGACTGGGCGTGACTGGGCGCGACGACGCCGAATTCCGCGTGCGCAACGTAATCGGCCTTGACCCCGGCAACGGCCTGATCGCCATCAACGACACGGTCGAGGTCGGACAACGGCTGCGCTTCTACCGGCGCGACGCCGACTGCGCCCGCGCCGACATGCAGCGCATGCTGAATGACCTGCGCGCGACGCTGGAGCAGCCGCCGCTCGCCGCGCTCTACATCTCCTGTGCGGCGCGCGGAGCGCACATGTTCGGCGACGACAACACCGAACCGGAAATGCTGGAGGAAGCCTTTCCCGGCCTGCCGGTGGCAGGCTTCTTCGCCGGCGGCGAAATTTCGCACGATCAGTTGTACGGCTATACCGGCGTGCTGACGCTCTTCCTCTAA
- a CDS encoding YdiY family protein: MRLRRLPHCLSILLPALLGATAASADEVQLANGDRLSGRIVSKAGNELVIETAYAGTVKIRWDQVTVLRTHEPLTVMTSDGDLTRQATLHSTDADRIAVSKDDASRTVKQHDIAFINPTPEQSGHGVSYSGRANVSAALVRGNSENDRVYGDAVLNARAKAYAWELGLKVDRRKDRGVRTAQQWLLNGNYDHFIDDDNFIYSRLSLEQDKFKDIRQRSTVGAGYGWQLYNDETTQLSLRTGLDYVNLDRMAGEDEDYPALGWGVRAKHWILDRRAELFHDQDGFWSIADPDFLTVRTKTGVRLPIAGGITASAQVNADWERTPAPGRKATDTTLLLGLGYAW, from the coding sequence ATGCGATTGCGACGCCTGCCGCACTGCCTTTCCATCCTCCTGCCGGCGCTGCTCGGCGCCACCGCTGCCAGCGCCGACGAGGTGCAACTCGCCAACGGCGACCGCCTGAGCGGACGCATCGTCAGCAAGGCCGGCAACGAACTGGTGATCGAAACCGCCTATGCCGGCACCGTGAAGATCCGCTGGGATCAGGTCACCGTACTGCGCACCCACGAACCGCTCACGGTGATGACGAGCGACGGTGACCTGACGCGCCAGGCGACGCTGCACAGCACGGACGCCGACCGGATCGCCGTATCCAAGGACGATGCCAGCCGCACCGTGAAGCAGCACGACATCGCCTTCATCAACCCGACGCCCGAACAGTCCGGTCACGGCGTCAGCTACAGCGGCCGCGCGAATGTGTCGGCTGCGCTGGTGCGGGGGAACTCGGAGAACGATCGCGTCTATGGCGACGCCGTGCTGAACGCCCGCGCCAAGGCCTACGCGTGGGAGTTGGGCCTCAAGGTGGACCGACGCAAGGACCGCGGCGTGCGTACCGCGCAGCAGTGGCTGCTGAATGGCAACTACGACCACTTCATCGACGACGACAACTTCATCTATTCGCGTCTGTCGCTGGAACAGGACAAGTTCAAGGACATCCGGCAGCGGAGCACGGTCGGTGCAGGTTACGGTTGGCAGCTCTACAACGACGAAACAACCCAGCTGTCGCTGCGTACCGGTCTGGACTACGTCAATCTGGACCGCATGGCCGGCGAGGACGAGGACTACCCAGCGCTCGGCTGGGGCGTGCGCGCCAAGCACTGGATACTCGACCGGCGTGCCGAACTGTTCCACGATCAGGACGGCTTCTGGAGTATTGCCGACCCCGACTTCCTGACCGTACGAACGAAGACCGGCGTCCGGCTGCCCATCGCCGGCGGCATCACGGCGTCTGCCCAGGTCAATGCGGACTGGGAGCGCACGCCGGCGCCCGGCCGCAAGGCGACCGACACCACGCTGCTGCTGGGCCTCGGCTACGCCTGGTGA
- a CDS encoding c-type cytochrome, whose product MGWLRTPTEGVAALLSSLLLSACAAAPSAVEAPRLGQAVDEVALARQQLNVFPDGRGLPPGRGTASEGAALFARHCAACHGKDARGGSAEELAGATRPLNTPAADKTVGSYWPYATTLFDFIRRAKPMTAPGTLNADEVYALSAWLLHINGVIAADAVMDARTLPAVRMPNRDGFIRIEAN is encoded by the coding sequence ATGGGCTGGTTACGCACACCTACTGAAGGCGTGGCAGCGCTGCTGTCGTCGCTGCTGCTCAGTGCCTGCGCGGCGGCGCCAAGTGCGGTTGAGGCACCACGACTCGGGCAGGCCGTCGATGAAGTCGCGCTCGCCCGGCAGCAACTGAACGTATTCCCGGACGGTCGCGGCCTCCCCCCCGGTCGCGGCACGGCAAGCGAGGGCGCCGCGCTGTTTGCCCGCCACTGCGCGGCCTGCCACGGCAAGGACGCCCGCGGCGGCAGCGCCGAGGAACTGGCGGGCGCGACGCGCCCGCTGAACACACCGGCGGCCGACAAGACGGTAGGCAGCTACTGGCCCTACGCGACGACACTGTTCGACTTCATCCGTCGCGCCAAACCGATGACCGCCCCCGGCACGCTGAACGCGGACGAGGTGTATGCGCTCAGCGCCTGGCTGCTGCACATCAACGGCGTGATCGCCGCTGACGCAGTCATGGACGCGCGCACTCTGCCAGCGGTGCGGATGCCGAACCGCGATGGCTTCATCCGCATCGAGGCGAACTGA
- a CDS encoding YkgJ family cysteine cluster protein, which produces MTEVLQCRDGCGACCIAPSISSPIPGMPEGKPAGVRCVQLTEDLRCAIFGSPERPACCSGLQASVEMCGNDRVYALNWLQKLEEATRS; this is translated from the coding sequence ATGACTGAAGTGCTGCAGTGCCGGGACGGCTGCGGCGCCTGCTGCATCGCGCCGTCGATCTCCAGCCCGATACCGGGCATGCCTGAGGGCAAGCCGGCGGGCGTGCGCTGCGTGCAGCTGACCGAAGACCTGCGCTGCGCCATCTTCGGTTCGCCCGAGCGCCCGGCCTGCTGCAGCGGTCTGCAGGCGTCGGTGGAGATGTGCGGCAACGACCGCGTCTACGCGCTGAACTGGCTGCAGAAGCTGGAAGAAGCCACCCGCAGCTGA
- the soxC gene encoding sulfite dehydrogenase, which translates to MPRPRPDLLSLPEVAGGGLLDRRLFLRRGLALATAAAAVDTQAADELPWLHTPGAPFTPYGQPSPHERLTARRIGANRAVAGNGVSFTPLEELEGIITPNGLHFERHHNGVPQIDPARHKLVVHGLVRQPLSFDVKSLLRYPMRSQMLFIECGGNSNAGWHGEPIQRSAGSVHGLLSCAEWTGVPLSILLDEAGVDVGASWVIAEGADAGAMNMSIPLAKMRDDCLIGLYQNGERLRPENGYPMRLIVPGWEGVLHVKWLQRLEVTDQPVMSRNETSKYTELQPSGKARQFTFTMDCKSLITSPSHGQTLRRPDVYQLSGLAWSGHGRIRRVEVSADGGKSWADAALESPTLPRCLTRFRIPWRWDGKPAVLKSRATDERGNLQPERAALVAERGRAGYFHYNAIVAWAVEDDGLVTHTY; encoded by the coding sequence ATGCCTCGCCCGCGGCCCGATCTCCTCTCCCTGCCGGAAGTCGCCGGCGGCGGTCTGCTCGATCGCCGTCTCTTCCTGCGTCGCGGGCTGGCGCTGGCAACGGCCGCGGCGGCTGTCGACACGCAGGCCGCTGACGAACTGCCGTGGTTGCACACCCCGGGCGCGCCTTTCACGCCCTACGGCCAACCATCGCCGCACGAGCGCCTGACGGCGCGACGCATCGGAGCCAATCGGGCGGTGGCCGGCAACGGCGTGTCCTTCACGCCACTGGAGGAACTCGAAGGCATCATCACGCCGAACGGACTGCATTTCGAGCGGCATCACAACGGTGTGCCGCAGATCGACCCGGCGCGCCACAAGCTTGTCGTGCACGGTCTCGTGCGCCAGCCGCTGAGCTTCGACGTGAAATCGCTGCTGCGCTACCCGATGCGTTCGCAGATGCTGTTCATCGAGTGCGGCGGCAACAGCAACGCCGGCTGGCATGGCGAACCGATACAGCGATCAGCCGGTTCAGTGCACGGGCTGCTGTCCTGCGCCGAATGGACCGGCGTGCCGCTGTCCATACTGCTCGACGAAGCGGGTGTGGACGTCGGCGCGTCGTGGGTGATCGCCGAAGGTGCCGACGCGGGAGCGATGAACATGAGCATCCCGCTGGCCAAGATGCGCGACGACTGCCTGATCGGGCTGTACCAGAACGGGGAACGGCTGCGCCCGGAGAACGGCTATCCGATGCGTCTCATCGTGCCCGGCTGGGAAGGCGTGCTGCATGTGAAGTGGCTGCAGCGGCTCGAAGTGACGGACCAGCCGGTGATGTCGCGCAACGAAACGTCGAAGTACACCGAGTTGCAGCCATCGGGCAAGGCCCGTCAGTTCACCTTCACGATGGACTGCAAGTCGCTGATCACGTCTCCGTCGCACGGCCAGACGCTGCGGCGCCCCGACGTCTATCAGCTGAGCGGTCTGGCGTGGAGCGGGCACGGACGCATCCGGCGGGTCGAGGTTTCAGCGGATGGCGGCAAGAGCTGGGCCGACGCCGCGCTCGAGTCGCCGACGCTGCCCCGCTGCCTGACCCGTTTCCGCATACCGTGGCGATGGGACGGCAAGCCCGCCGTGCTGAAGAGCCGAGCCACCGATGAGCGCGGCAATCTGCAGCCGGAACGCGCGGCATTGGTCGCCGAGCGTGGGCGCGCCGGCTACTTCCACTACAACGCAATCGTTGCCTGGGCAGTCGAGGACGATGGGCTGGTTACGCACACCTACTGA
- a CDS encoding hybrid sensor histidine kinase/response regulator, whose translation MSQMTPPVVLSEDTTIESLTRERGDAAARLEPGEQAQLDRQVVATQIQMLYANLGTAFGGQILGTLLVAWTVYDTFPLWTVALWFVLSMANQVSRLVLLRQYRRAAPDAASAPRWGTYWLIGAAISGVLWSSTLWLFFSPEAPEQQIVLMSLLVSVCGVAAALTSMHLPSYYTFLGATLLPVIARYIWEGSRHDLLVAFIVSVLMIALWRVGKNFNALIERALRSRYANEVLSRRLESQNIELSEARDRADQASRAKSQFFAAASHDLRQPLHAMGLFAAALSAKAHEPEVANLVTSISSSVEALEGLFNELLDISKIDAGKVKPEVTDVSVSALFDRLRMDFEPEAFDRGLAFRIRSRAAWVRSDPVLLERILRNLISNAMRYTPAGGVLVSTRVRRNGLRFEVWDTGMGIAADDQSRIFEEFVQLANAERDRRKGLGLGLSIVQRLSALLSHPVSLASRPGRGTVFRIDVPMGRAPVVRATAVRTERSQADLGGRCILVIDDEASIVNGMAALLGSWGAQTLIASKHEEAMNSVTERGAPPDLIIADYQLRDGEVGPDVVAAVRRHFGVDIPAILVTGSATPERLEEAKDLGHHLLLKPVMPAKLRTLIQFKLKEQVASA comes from the coding sequence ATGAGCCAGATGACGCCTCCGGTCGTGCTGTCCGAAGACACGACCATCGAGTCGCTGACGCGCGAGCGCGGCGACGCGGCGGCCCGGCTGGAGCCGGGCGAACAGGCCCAGCTCGACCGCCAGGTCGTGGCAACACAGATCCAGATGCTGTACGCGAACCTGGGCACTGCCTTCGGTGGTCAGATCCTCGGCACGCTGCTGGTCGCCTGGACGGTGTACGACACCTTCCCGCTATGGACGGTCGCACTGTGGTTCGTGCTGTCGATGGCCAACCAGGTGTCGCGTCTGGTGCTGCTGCGCCAGTACAGGCGTGCCGCACCCGACGCCGCCAGCGCGCCGCGCTGGGGCACTTACTGGCTGATCGGCGCCGCCATTTCCGGCGTGCTCTGGAGTTCGACGCTGTGGCTGTTCTTCAGCCCGGAAGCGCCGGAACAGCAGATCGTGCTGATGTCGCTGCTGGTGTCGGTGTGCGGCGTCGCGGCAGCCCTGACCTCGATGCACCTGCCGAGCTACTACACCTTCCTCGGTGCCACGCTGCTGCCGGTGATCGCACGCTACATCTGGGAGGGCAGCCGGCACGACCTGCTGGTGGCCTTCATCGTGTCGGTGCTGATGATCGCGCTGTGGCGGGTCGGCAAGAACTTCAACGCGCTGATCGAGCGCGCGTTGCGCAGCCGTTATGCCAACGAGGTGCTCAGCCGCCGGCTGGAATCGCAGAACATCGAACTGTCGGAAGCGCGTGACCGCGCCGACCAGGCCAGCCGCGCCAAGAGCCAGTTCTTCGCCGCCGCCAGCCACGACCTGCGCCAGCCGCTGCACGCGATGGGCCTGTTCGCCGCCGCGCTGTCGGCCAAGGCGCATGAGCCGGAGGTGGCGAATCTGGTCACCAGCATCAGCAGTTCGGTCGAGGCGCTGGAGGGCCTGTTCAACGAGCTGCTCGACATTTCGAAGATCGACGCCGGCAAGGTGAAGCCGGAAGTCACCGATGTGTCGGTCAGCGCCCTGTTCGACCGGCTGCGCATGGATTTCGAACCGGAAGCTTTCGATCGCGGACTCGCCTTCCGCATCCGCTCGCGTGCCGCATGGGTGCGCAGCGACCCGGTGCTGCTCGAACGCATCCTGCGCAACCTCATTTCGAACGCGATGCGCTACACGCCGGCGGGTGGCGTGCTGGTCAGCACGCGGGTACGTCGCAACGGGCTGCGTTTCGAGGTGTGGGACACCGGCATGGGCATCGCAGCGGACGACCAGAGTCGCATCTTCGAGGAGTTCGTGCAGCTGGCCAATGCCGAACGCGACCGGCGCAAGGGCCTGGGGCTCGGCCTGTCCATCGTGCAGAGGCTGTCGGCGCTGCTGTCGCACCCGGTCAGCCTGGCGTCGCGGCCGGGTCGAGGCACCGTGTTCCGCATCGACGTACCGATGGGTCGTGCGCCGGTGGTACGGGCCACCGCAGTGCGCACCGAACGCAGCCAGGCCGACCTCGGCGGCCGTTGCATCCTGGTCATCGACGACGAAGCGAGCATCGTCAATGGCATGGCCGCGCTGCTCGGCAGCTGGGGCGCGCAGACGCTGATCGCCAGCAAGCATGAGGAAGCGATGAACAGCGTGACCGAACGCGGCGCGCCGCCCGACCTCATCATCGCCGACTACCAGTTGCGCGACGGCGAAGTCGGGCCGGACGTGGTGGCGGCGGTGCGCCGGCACTTCGGCGTCGACATTCCGGCCATCCTGGTCACCGGCAGCGCCACGCCGGAGCGCCTGGAAGAGGCGAAGGACCTCGGCCACCACCTGCTGCTCAAGCCGGTCATGCCGGCCAAGCTGCGCACGCTGATCCAGTTCAAGCTGAAGGAGCAGGTCGCTTCGGCTTAA
- the mutY gene encoding A/G-specific adenine glycosylase has translation MNTPSEVAVSDDFAATLVHWQRLHGRHDLPWQTGDAYGVWVSEIMLQQTQVQTVIGYYGRFIERFPTLAALAAADEATVMENWSGLGYYARARNLHRAAREVMTRFGGRFPSTVEDIESLPGIGRSTASAIATFCFGAHAPILDGNVKRVFARVFGIDGFPGTRAVEQRMWALAHALMPTHDGAVYTQALMDLGATVCTRNRPRCDACPVAARCEARLQGRQRELPAPRPAKLRPQRLRHALLVTTADAVLLERRPGHGIWGGLLSLPELAAQTLPEALSEAAHWLAAHGISGGAVRVMAPVIHGFTHFELHLVPLRIAVDARSAFAAESSLHWQPLADATSAALPAPVRRLLEALDD, from the coding sequence ATGAATACTCCCTCAGAGGTAGCCGTCAGCGACGATTTCGCGGCCACGCTGGTGCACTGGCAGCGCCTGCACGGCCGGCACGACCTGCCCTGGCAGACCGGCGACGCCTACGGCGTCTGGGTGTCGGAAATCATGCTGCAGCAGACACAGGTGCAGACGGTGATCGGCTACTACGGCCGCTTCATCGAGCGCTTCCCGACGCTGGCCGCACTGGCGGCCGCCGACGAGGCGACGGTGATGGAGAACTGGAGCGGCCTTGGCTACTACGCCCGCGCGCGCAACCTGCACCGCGCCGCACGCGAAGTGATGACGCGCTTCGGCGGCCGCTTTCCTAGCACGGTCGAAGACATCGAAAGTCTGCCGGGCATCGGCCGCTCGACCGCGTCGGCCATCGCCACCTTCTGCTTCGGCGCGCACGCACCGATACTCGACGGCAACGTGAAGCGGGTATTCGCCCGCGTTTTCGGCATCGACGGTTTTCCCGGCACGCGCGCAGTCGAGCAGCGCATGTGGGCACTGGCACACGCGCTGATGCCGACGCACGACGGTGCGGTCTATACGCAGGCGCTGATGGATCTGGGCGCCACCGTGTGCACGCGCAACCGGCCGCGCTGCGACGCCTGTCCGGTCGCGGCGCGCTGCGAAGCGCGCCTGCAGGGCCGGCAGCGCGAACTGCCGGCGCCGCGCCCGGCGAAGCTGCGTCCGCAGCGCCTGCGCCACGCGCTGCTGGTGACGACAGCCGACGCGGTGCTGCTCGAACGCCGACCCGGCCACGGCATCTGGGGCGGCCTGCTCAGTCTGCCCGAACTGGCGGCGCAGACCTTGCCTGAAGCGCTGAGCGAAGCGGCGCACTGGCTGGCGGCGCACGGCATCTCCGGCGGCGCGGTGCGGGTGATGGCGCCGGTGATCCACGGCTTCACCCACTTCGAACTGCATCTGGTGCCCCTGCGCATCGCGGTCGACGCGCGCAGCGCCTTCGCGGCGGAGTCGTCGCTGCACTGGCAGCCGCTCGCCGACGCCACCTCCGCAGCCTTGCCGGCACCGGTGCGCCGCCTGCTGGAAGCGCTCGATGACTGA
- a CDS encoding flavin reductase family protein → MSNPAHDSRAFRDALGLFATGITVVTTRAPGGEAVGLTVNSFNSVSLDPPLVLWSLSLGSPSEAAFRACSHYAVHVLGESQQALSRQFASSREQRFAGVQTTDGLGGAPLIEGCLARFECRNDIQYAGGDHLIFVGRVERFERSAGEPLLYFGGGYRGIRQP, encoded by the coding sequence ATGAGCAATCCTGCGCACGACAGCCGTGCCTTCCGCGATGCGCTGGGCCTGTTCGCGACCGGCATCACGGTGGTCACCACGCGCGCACCGGGCGGCGAAGCGGTCGGCCTGACCGTCAATTCCTTCAACTCGGTGTCGCTCGATCCGCCGCTGGTGCTGTGGAGCCTGTCACTCGGTTCGCCGAGCGAGGCGGCGTTCCGCGCCTGCTCGCACTACGCTGTGCATGTGCTGGGCGAGAGCCAGCAGGCACTGTCCCGCCAGTTCGCCAGCAGCCGCGAACAGCGCTTCGCCGGCGTACAGACGACGGACGGCCTGGGTGGTGCGCCGCTGATCGAAGGCTGCCTGGCGCGCTTCGAGTGTCGCAACGACATCCAGTACGCGGGCGGCGATCACCTCATCTTCGTCGGCCGGGTCGAACGTTTCGAGCGCAGCGCTGGCGAACCGCTGCTGTACTTCGGCGGCGGCTACCGCGGCATCCGCCAGCCCTGA
- a CDS encoding class I SAM-dependent methyltransferase produces MHLFRALAIQLVSWIVAVFALRYTVTPPAGIGAIVVMQAGIAAAFALTLKAPRWWVVIHLLFSPLVVGARMLDIAPAWYLFAFLLLSAVFWSTFRSRVPLFLTNQATARALLQALPQERAIHLVDLGCGTGELLRRLAMSRPDCRFTGIENAPLPWLVARWRNRHLPNVTIRRDDLWSVPLGQFDIVYAFLSPVPMPKLGRKAALEMKADGQLIANSFEIPGMAADRVIDGDPAARALYVYTFAGRRGKNGRPVAEMEPVSAAVPADGARLIAE; encoded by the coding sequence ATGCACCTGTTCCGCGCCCTCGCCATACAGCTCGTGTCCTGGATCGTTGCCGTGTTCGCGCTGCGCTACACGGTGACGCCGCCGGCCGGCATCGGTGCCATCGTCGTCATGCAGGCGGGCATCGCCGCCGCCTTCGCGCTGACCCTGAAGGCACCGCGCTGGTGGGTGGTGATCCACCTGCTGTTCTCGCCGCTGGTCGTCGGCGCCCGCATGCTGGACATCGCACCTGCCTGGTATCTGTTCGCCTTTCTGCTGCTGTCGGCGGTGTTCTGGTCCACCTTCCGCAGCCGCGTGCCACTGTTCCTGACCAACCAGGCGACAGCCCGAGCGCTGCTGCAGGCACTGCCGCAGGAACGCGCCATCCATCTGGTCGATCTCGGCTGCGGTACCGGCGAACTGCTGCGCCGGCTCGCCATGTCGCGCCCGGACTGCCGCTTCACCGGCATCGAGAACGCGCCGCTGCCCTGGCTGGTCGCCCGCTGGCGCAACCGCCACCTGCCCAATGTAACGATACGCCGTGACGACCTGTGGTCGGTACCGCTCGGCCAGTTCGACATCGTCTATGCCTTCCTGTCGCCGGTGCCTATGCCCAAGCTGGGTCGCAAGGCGGCACTGGAAATGAAGGCGGATGGGCAGCTGATTGCCAACAGCTTCGAAATTCCCGGCATGGCGGCGGACCGCGTCATCGACGGCGACCCGGCCGCGCGTGCGCTATATGTGTACACATTTGCCGGACGACGCGGCAAGAATGGCCGCCCGGTCGCGGAAATGGAACCGGTTTCGGCTGCAGTTCCCGCCGATGGCGCACGCCTGATCGCGGAATAA
- a CDS encoding PhaM family polyhydroxyalkanoate granule multifunctional regulatory protein, whose translation MASDSSQYDPMEFLRSVWGQMPFPVPGFVTPTLDVGELDKRITDLKAVEGWLRMNLSMLQTSIQGLEVQRATLATMQAMAASATGAAATGAAHAQDPAQNPMQAFGNAAMWPWTLMQNAGAAHPSSTAPGDDTSPPAGGG comes from the coding sequence ATGGCCAGCGACTCCTCACAGTACGACCCGATGGAATTCCTGCGTTCCGTATGGGGGCAGATGCCCTTCCCGGTACCCGGTTTCGTCACGCCGACGCTTGACGTCGGCGAGCTGGACAAGCGCATTACCGACCTGAAGGCGGTCGAAGGCTGGCTGCGCATGAACCTGAGCATGCTGCAGACCAGCATCCAGGGTCTGGAGGTACAGCGCGCGACGCTGGCCACCATGCAGGCCATGGCGGCCAGCGCCACCGGCGCGGCAGCCACCGGCGCTGCGCACGCGCAGGACCCGGCACAGAACCCGATGCAGGCATTCGGCAATGCGGCCATGTGGCCGTGGACGCTGATGCAGAACGCGGGTGCCGCACATCCGTCGTCGACCGCACCGGGCGACGACACGTCGCCGCCCGCCGGCGGAGGCTGA